Part of the Flavobacterium okayamense genome, ATAATTACATGAACTATTTTCCAATAATTTTAATATTAAGCATTTAATTAGAATGAATTAAATCATTAATATTTTCTTATTTAAGCAAATTAGAATAATCCTCAGGCAATTCAGCATCAATATCACGTAAATATTGTTCTAGAGCAACCATAGTATTGTGTCCAGTTATATGAAGTAGTTTGCTTTTTGTTTCAAATGGAGAAAGTGTTTTCCTCATTTCGCGGTAAATTTTAGTAATGTAGGTGTGACGAAATGAATAAATCCCATAATTACTGTCCAAAATAAAAAAATCTTTATCGCCCTCTTTTGCTTTTTGCGTGAAGAAATCTTTTACTTCTTTAAAACGTTTAGTAAAGTAATCTCTTCTGTTATCATCTGTTGCCTCCCAATTATCAGGCTTTCCACTTGGAGTAAATATGTAATTATCAATTTGGTAATCTGATAAAAAAGAAAGTTCATCGGCTAGAATAGAAGGTATAATCTTTTCTTTAACCAATTTGTTTTTAGCTTTTACAGTTAGTTTGTTTTCTCTAAGATTAATATCTTCCACTTTTAAGCGACACACTTCAATTGGGCGCAAGAAATTATACGATACAAATTTTATAAAGAGTAAAAGATTTGGATCGTTTTCTTTTAGATACTCCAGTATTCTTTCGAGTTTAAAATCCGAATACGTTTTGTTTCGTTTAGGTGGTGCTTTTAAAACTTTTATTTTCGAGATAAAATTTGAAAGAATAATTCCATTATCCTCAAACACTTGAAACAGCGTACTAATATCGGTTCTAGTATTGTTGCGATTACGGGGAGAAGAGGAGAGGAGTACCTCGTTTAAATAATCTAATACTATAGTTTTATCAACAGATGTAATGAATCTATAACTAAAACCTCTACTTTCTAAATATTTTTCAAAACGTTTAATTCTAGATTTAAAACGAATATATGAGTTTTCTGTAATGGAGCTTTTTTTAATATTTAAACCAAATTCAAAAGCGTCTTTAACCGACATAGTCTCTTTTTGTGATTCCCCATTTTCGTATGGGTTATAGCCTTCTTTTAAAATTCTAGAAAGATTTCGACGATAGGTTTCCAAAATCTCTAATCGTTCCCCTTTGGTTTTATAGTAATTAACGCCACCTTTTATGAAAGGTTGTTTTTCTAAAAGTCCAGTTTTAGGATTGCGAAAAGAAAAATACACAAACCACTCTTTTTTAAGGGCATTTTCTTGTTCTTCTTTAGTGTATTTGTGCCAAGCAGCTATATTTACACCGCCAGTATAGATCTTAGGTTCGGAATATTTTCGTTTTGGCTTCAACTGAAAATCGTTTACGTTTTGGTTTACGATTTCTAAAATACGGAGAATTTTGGACATAAAAAAACGGCTTTGAAAAGTATTCAAAACCGTTAATTTACTGACCTTGATGGTCTTTTTTCTACTTAGTAGCGGGAACTGGACTCGAACCAGTGACCTTCGGGTTATGAGCCCGACGAGCTACCTACTGCTCTATCCCGCGATGTGCGTTTCAGTGAAGTTTAAAATACTTTCAAAATACTACTTCTATAATCTCTTGAAAGGGTTGAAGTGACCAACTTAGTAGCGGGAACTGGACTCGAACCAGTGACCTTCGGGTTATGAGCCCGACGAGCTACCTACTGCTCTATCCCGCGCTGTTTTGGATTGCAAAAATACAACCATTTTGCAAACCTACAAGGGTTTTGCTAAAAAACTTTTATTTTTTCTACTATTCAATTGATATGACTACCTTTGTAACCTAAAATTTTAAGCATGAATCACAAAGCAGGTTTTGTAAATATCATTGATTTGATATTAAGAGGAGAATGTCCAGTGGACATTCGGCTTAAAATGTTAATTTTAAAAAATGATTATTATGCATAAGGCTGGTTTTGTAAATATTATTGGTAACCCAAACGTAGGAAAGTCAACGCTAATGAATGCCTTAGTGGGTGAACGCTTGTCTATCATCACCAGTAAAGCACAAACTACGCGTCACAGAATCCTTG contains:
- a CDS encoding tyrosine-type recombinase/integrase gives rise to the protein MSKILRILEIVNQNVNDFQLKPKRKYSEPKIYTGGVNIAAWHKYTKEEQENALKKEWFVYFSFRNPKTGLLEKQPFIKGGVNYYKTKGERLEILETYRRNLSRILKEGYNPYENGESQKETMSVKDAFEFGLNIKKSSITENSYIRFKSRIKRFEKYLESRGFSYRFITSVDKTIVLDYLNEVLLSSSPRNRNNTRTDISTLFQVFEDNGIILSNFISKIKVLKAPPKRNKTYSDFKLERILEYLKENDPNLLLFIKFVSYNFLRPIEVCRLKVEDINLRENKLTVKAKNKLVKEKIIPSILADELSFLSDYQIDNYIFTPSGKPDNWEATDDNRRDYFTKRFKEVKDFFTQKAKEGDKDFFILDSNYGIYSFRHTYITKIYREMRKTLSPFETKSKLLHITGHNTMVALEQYLRDIDAELPEDYSNLLK